One segment of Thermococcus sp. AM4 DNA contains the following:
- the mpgP gene encoding mannosyl-3-phosphoglycerate phosphatase, protein MIRVIFLDLDGTLLGSDYSPERTRPFIEELLGRGYEVVVNTSKTRYEVEYYLKAWNLEKPFVVENGSAVYVPAGYFPSPVVGEFGVRRGKYRVIELGRPYSEIKRALDELPPEYGLKYYGNSTLDEVRAFTGLPEELAELAMKREYSETIFRWTKDGFEEELEKIGFRVSRGTRFLNVTGNTDKGKGARALLELYSLLDEVESYALGDGENDFPLFEVVDNAFIVGNLSHPKAKHISSIEELLGVIP, encoded by the coding sequence TTGATTAGGGTCATTTTCCTCGACCTTGATGGAACCCTCCTGGGAAGCGATTACTCGCCCGAGAGAACCCGCCCGTTCATTGAGGAACTCCTGGGGCGGGGCTACGAGGTCGTCGTGAACACCTCAAAGACCCGCTACGAGGTCGAGTACTACTTGAAGGCCTGGAACCTTGAGAAGCCCTTCGTGGTTGAAAACGGGAGCGCGGTATACGTTCCCGCCGGTTACTTCCCCTCCCCGGTCGTCGGCGAGTTCGGGGTGAGACGCGGAAAGTACCGCGTGATTGAGCTCGGGAGGCCCTATTCGGAGATAAAGCGCGCGCTCGACGAACTGCCCCCTGAGTACGGGCTCAAGTACTACGGCAACTCAACCCTCGACGAGGTTAGGGCCTTCACGGGCCTGCCCGAGGAGCTTGCAGAGCTCGCGATGAAGCGCGAATACAGCGAGACGATATTCAGGTGGACGAAAGATGGGTTCGAGGAGGAGCTTGAAAAGATTGGATTTAGAGTAAGCAGGGGGACGAGGTTCCTGAACGTCACCGGCAACACCGACAAGGGCAAAGGGGCCAGGGCCCTCCTCGAACTCTACTCCCTCCTCGACGAGGTTGAGAGCTACGCGCTCGGGGACGGCGAGAACGACTTTCCCCTGTTTGAGGTCGTTGATAACGCTTTCATAGTTGGGAACCTCTCCCACCCAAAGGCTAAGCATATAAGCTCGATTGAAGAACTCCTGGGGGTGATACCGTGA
- the mpgS gene encoding mannosyl-3-phosphoglycerate synthase: MLLEAPVYKELFGAVEIYEVQKVIKLDSETRDVGTFTVRNVPREDIYRILEDIAIVVPMKDEKLQLVDGVLKAIPHQCPIIIVSNSKREGPNLFKQEVDLVKHFYNLTRSRIIMVHQKDPGLAEAFKRTGYTEILDGDSVRSGKGEGMLIGLLLAKAIGAKYVGFVDADNYIPGSVNEYVKDYAAGFLMSESDYTMVRLSWRHKPKVTTKGLYFKKWGRVSEITNRYMNALFGVATNFETNIIATANAGEHAMSIKLAEIMPFATGYAIEPYELVYLFETFGRWGRGREEVYDQGVEVFQIETLNPHLHEDKGKEHVRSMLLSSLGTIYHSELATEELREKVLHELRIHGLLGENEEPPKPRVMPPVEGIDVNEWMRTLEDEAETLLEFEV; the protein is encoded by the coding sequence TTGCTACTTGAGGCGCCGGTTTATAAGGAGCTCTTCGGGGCTGTTGAAATCTACGAGGTTCAGAAGGTCATAAAGCTGGACAGCGAGACGAGGGACGTTGGAACCTTCACCGTCAGAAACGTTCCGAGGGAGGACATCTACCGAATCCTCGAGGACATAGCGATAGTCGTCCCGATGAAGGACGAGAAGCTCCAGCTCGTCGACGGCGTGCTCAAAGCGATTCCGCACCAGTGCCCGATAATAATCGTCTCGAACAGCAAGAGGGAGGGGCCGAACCTCTTCAAGCAGGAGGTGGATTTGGTAAAGCACTTCTACAACCTCACGCGCTCGCGGATAATCATGGTTCACCAGAAGGACCCGGGCCTGGCCGAGGCCTTCAAAAGGACGGGCTACACCGAGATACTCGACGGCGACTCGGTGAGGAGCGGTAAGGGGGAGGGCATGCTAATCGGCCTGCTCCTCGCGAAGGCGATTGGGGCAAAATACGTCGGCTTCGTTGATGCCGACAACTACATCCCCGGCTCCGTGAACGAGTACGTCAAGGACTACGCCGCTGGTTTTCTCATGAGCGAGAGCGACTACACGATGGTCAGGCTGAGCTGGCGCCACAAGCCCAAGGTGACGACGAAGGGGCTCTACTTCAAGAAGTGGGGGCGCGTAAGCGAGATAACCAACCGCTACATGAACGCCCTCTTTGGGGTTGCCACCAACTTCGAGACCAACATCATAGCGACCGCCAACGCCGGCGAGCACGCGATGAGCATAAAGCTCGCCGAGATAATGCCCTTTGCAACGGGCTACGCCATAGAGCCCTACGAGCTGGTCTACCTCTTCGAGACCTTCGGAAGGTGGGGCAGGGGCAGGGAAGAGGTCTACGACCAGGGCGTCGAGGTCTTCCAGATTGAAACGCTGAACCCGCACCTCCACGAGGACAAGGGCAAGGAGCACGTGAGGTCGATGTTGCTGAGTTCCCTCGGCACGATATACCACTCCGAGCTCGCCACGGAGGAGCTCAGGGAAAAGGTGCTCCACGAGCTCAGGATTCACGGTTTACTCGGTGAGAACGAGGAGCCTCCGAAGCCCAGGGTGATGCCACCGGTTGAGGGAATAGACGTGAACGAGTGGATGAGAACGCTTGAGGACGAGGCCGAGACGCTCCTCGAGTTCGAGGTGTGA
- a CDS encoding ADP-specific glucokinase, with protein sequence MWDGLYASAFERVRAKVGNVKGVLLAYNTNIDAIKYLERGDLEARIERAGKEEVLRYSEELPEKITSVPQLLGSILWSVRRGKAAELFVESCPVRFYMRRWGWDELRMGGQVGIMANLLGGVYGIPVVAHVPQLSKLQAGLFKDGPIYVPKVENDGLRLVHPRDFGGDEESCLHYIYEFPRGFKVLDFEAPRENRFIGAADDYNTNLFIRDEFRERFDEIASGVSLAIISGLQALTKDNYREPFEVIREHLKVLNEKGIPAHLEFAFTPDETVRKAILDLLPAFWSVGLNEVELASIMEVMGERNLAEKLLANDPVDPIAVTEAMLKLAELGVRRIHFHTYGYYLALTAYRGEFVRDALLFAALAAAAKAKLGDVPSIDEIVRAMDVPVNGRAKPVEEALASEYGMRNGIAEVNGYQLAFVPTKIVVKPKSTVGIGDTISSSAFVGEFALR encoded by the coding sequence ATGTGGGACGGGCTTTACGCTTCTGCCTTCGAGAGGGTTAGGGCTAAGGTAGGCAACGTTAAGGGCGTTCTCCTGGCCTACAACACCAACATCGACGCCATCAAATACCTTGAGAGGGGCGACCTCGAGGCGAGGATTGAAAGGGCCGGAAAAGAGGAGGTCCTTCGCTACTCCGAGGAGTTGCCCGAGAAGATAACGAGCGTTCCTCAGCTGCTCGGCTCAATCCTCTGGAGCGTCAGGAGGGGCAAGGCGGCTGAGCTGTTCGTTGAGAGCTGTCCCGTCCGCTTCTACATGAGGCGCTGGGGATGGGACGAGCTCAGGATGGGCGGTCAGGTCGGCATAATGGCCAACCTCCTCGGCGGAGTTTACGGGATTCCTGTTGTGGCGCACGTTCCCCAGCTCTCGAAGCTCCAGGCGGGCCTCTTCAAGGACGGGCCGATTTACGTGCCGAAGGTCGAAAACGATGGGCTCAGGCTCGTCCATCCGAGGGACTTCGGTGGCGACGAGGAGAGCTGTCTCCACTACATCTACGAGTTTCCCAGGGGCTTTAAGGTTCTCGACTTCGAGGCTCCGAGGGAGAACCGCTTTATTGGAGCGGCCGACGACTACAACACGAACCTCTTCATCCGCGACGAGTTCAGGGAGCGCTTTGACGAGATTGCATCCGGCGTCAGCCTCGCGATAATCAGCGGGCTTCAGGCTCTGACCAAGGACAACTATCGCGAGCCCTTCGAGGTGATACGGGAGCACCTGAAGGTCCTCAACGAGAAAGGCATTCCCGCTCACCTTGAGTTCGCCTTTACACCGGACGAGACGGTTAGGAAGGCCATCCTCGACCTGCTTCCCGCTTTCTGGAGCGTCGGCCTCAACGAGGTCGAGCTGGCCTCGATAATGGAAGTGATGGGCGAGAGGAATTTGGCGGAAAAGCTCCTCGCGAACGACCCCGTTGACCCGATAGCTGTTACCGAGGCGATGCTCAAGTTAGCTGAGCTTGGCGTTAGGAGGATTCACTTCCACACCTACGGTTACTACCTCGCGCTGACCGCTTACAGGGGCGAGTTCGTCCGCGATGCTCTGCTCTTCGCGGCTTTAGCGGCGGCCGCGAAGGCCAAGCTCGGTGACGTTCCCTCGATAGACGAGATAGTCAGGGCCATGGACGTGCCCGTGAACGGGAGGGCAAAACCTGTCGAGGAAGCCCTCGCCAGTGAGTACGGTATGAGAAACGGCATAGCTGAGGTCAACGGTTACCAGCTCGCCTTCGTTCCGACAAAGATAGTGGTCAAGCCGAAGTCAACGGTCGGTATAGGCGACACAATATCGAGCTCGGCCTTCGTCGGGGAGTTCGCCCTCCGCTGA
- a CDS encoding ABC transporter ATP-binding protein — protein MIEAKGISFSYGEREVLRGISLEVGEGEFVAILGPNGAGKSTFLRCLAGILKCDGVFVRGRPINDYPPRELSRVLAYVPQRVEPGFLTVFDTVLLGRRPYMGLTPSERDLKVVEEALKRLGIEKLALKRTNEISGGELQKVSIARALAQEPEVLLMDEPTNNLDLKSQLEVMRLARELAKEGKAVVTVMHDVNLALRFAKRFVFMKDGRKIADGNFEVLSEELFEEVYGVKVEIGEVRGVPVVVPL, from the coding sequence ATGATTGAGGCGAAAGGCATAAGCTTCTCCTACGGCGAGCGGGAGGTCCTGAGGGGGATAAGCCTGGAAGTCGGCGAGGGTGAGTTCGTGGCAATCCTCGGCCCGAACGGAGCTGGAAAGAGTACCTTTCTCAGATGTCTCGCAGGAATCCTGAAGTGCGACGGTGTCTTCGTCAGGGGCAGACCGATTAACGACTACCCTCCGAGGGAGCTCTCGAGGGTTCTCGCCTACGTCCCGCAGAGGGTCGAGCCAGGGTTTTTGACGGTCTTCGACACCGTCCTCCTCGGCAGGAGACCTTACATGGGGCTGACGCCGTCGGAGAGGGATTTGAAGGTCGTTGAAGAAGCCCTAAAGAGGCTCGGCATTGAGAAGTTAGCCCTCAAGAGGACGAACGAGATAAGCGGTGGAGAGCTTCAAAAGGTCAGCATAGCGAGGGCCCTGGCTCAGGAACCGGAAGTCTTGCTGATGGACGAGCCGACCAACAACCTCGACCTCAAGAGCCAGCTTGAGGTGATGAGGCTCGCAAGGGAATTGGCGAAGGAAGGGAAGGCGGTCGTAACGGTCATGCACGACGTGAACCTTGCCCTGCGCTTCGCGAAGAGGTTCGTCTTCATGAAGGACGGGAGAAAAATAGCGGACGGTAACTTTGAAGTCCTGAGCGAGGAGCTCTTTGAGGAAGTCTACGGCGTTAAGGTGGAGATAGGGGAGGTAAGGGGAGTTCCGGTTGTGGTTCCTCTGTAG
- a CDS encoding iron ABC transporter permease translates to MDYRAYLRRKLLIGLALFLSLLAVSLFSLSSGPYHVPVREVLAVLLGGGTKDDRLVILGIRLPRIVAGILVGASMGVAGAVLQGYLRNPLATPFTMGVSNGAMFGASLAIILGAGYSLNSGQVFLNNPYAVVLFAFLGAISATLVILALARLRGLSPEAIVLAGVAMSSLYVALTTLVQYFANELQLSAMVYWSFGNLARATWRENAIMAVAFAFVFAYFLVKRWDLNASTLGDEIAKSVGVNIERERLIGTLLSAFITSVTVAFVGVIGFIGLIAPHSMRLIAGGDYRSLIPLSALAGALLLVSADTVARLIVSPMNLPVGVITSFLGAPTFIYLLVKMEGRR, encoded by the coding sequence ATGGACTACAGGGCGTACCTGAGGCGAAAGCTCCTCATAGGCCTCGCCCTTTTCCTTTCCCTGTTAGCGGTCTCTTTGTTCTCCCTCTCGAGCGGACCCTACCACGTTCCGGTTAGGGAAGTCCTCGCGGTTCTCCTCGGCGGTGGAACCAAGGACGACCGCCTCGTAATCCTCGGCATAAGGCTCCCGAGAATCGTCGCCGGAATCCTCGTAGGGGCTTCGATGGGAGTTGCCGGAGCGGTTCTTCAGGGCTACCTGAGAAATCCCCTCGCCACGCCATTCACTATGGGGGTCTCGAACGGCGCCATGTTCGGCGCCTCTTTGGCCATAATCCTCGGTGCCGGCTACTCCCTCAACTCGGGGCAGGTTTTCCTCAACAACCCCTACGCCGTCGTTCTCTTCGCGTTCCTCGGGGCGATAAGCGCTACCCTCGTCATTCTCGCTCTGGCGAGGCTCCGCGGTCTGAGTCCGGAGGCGATAGTTTTGGCCGGAGTCGCTATGAGCTCCCTCTACGTTGCTCTAACTACCCTCGTCCAGTACTTCGCCAACGAACTCCAGCTCTCGGCGATGGTCTACTGGAGCTTCGGAAACCTCGCGAGGGCAACGTGGCGGGAGAACGCCATAATGGCCGTCGCGTTCGCCTTCGTTTTCGCCTACTTCCTCGTCAAGCGGTGGGATTTGAACGCTTCAACGCTGGGCGATGAGATAGCCAAGAGCGTTGGAGTCAACATCGAGAGGGAGAGACTAATCGGGACACTGCTTTCGGCCTTCATAACCTCCGTAACGGTGGCCTTCGTTGGTGTCATAGGTTTCATCGGTCTAATCGCCCCCCACTCGATGCGCCTAATTGCTGGAGGCGACTACCGCTCGCTCATTCCCCTCTCGGCGTTAGCAGGGGCACTGCTCCTCGTTTCGGCTGACACAGTCGCGAGGCTTATAGTTTCGCCCATGAACCTTCCCGTTGGCGTCATAACATCGTTCCTCGGCGCGCCGACGTTCATATACCTCCTTGTGAAGATGGAGGGCCGGCGATGA
- a CDS encoding iron ABC transporter substrate-binding protein: MRKALAFLVILLVVSVAGCIGTSTSNYTTSSISSSSTMTSSSTGQGYITVTDMLGRTVKVPTNVSKVVAVGPGALRILVYLNATKDVVGIEEFEKRFPYGRPYILAHPELLKLPVIGPGGPGKLPDMEALIKVHPQVIFMVFVSRQTADEVQEKTGIPVVVLSYGTLKNFTDPVFFKSLLLAGKILGKEKRAEEVIKFIEEQQSYLENLTKGLKSPRVYVGGIGFKGAHGITSTFTDYAPFTVLHLDNVASNLRGKNGWVQVDKEFLLKENPDYIFIDEGGLKIILEDYRSNPDFYNSLKAVEEGHVYGVLPYNFYNTNIGIAIADAYYIGKVIYPERFKNIDPVKKANEIFTFLVGKPVYGELAEEFGGFGKIDLASGNVTYGLPTNP; encoded by the coding sequence ATGAGGAAAGCTCTGGCATTCCTCGTGATCCTGCTGGTCGTTTCGGTTGCCGGATGCATAGGGACATCAACATCGAATTACACAACTTCCTCAATCAGCTCCTCTTCAACGATGACGAGCTCAAGCACGGGCCAGGGCTACATCACCGTCACCGACATGCTCGGAAGAACCGTGAAGGTTCCGACAAACGTTAGCAAGGTCGTTGCCGTTGGGCCGGGAGCTTTGAGAATCCTCGTTTACCTCAACGCTACCAAAGACGTCGTCGGAATCGAGGAGTTCGAGAAGCGCTTCCCCTACGGGAGGCCATACATACTGGCCCACCCCGAGCTTCTCAAACTGCCGGTCATCGGCCCCGGTGGTCCCGGAAAGCTTCCGGACATGGAGGCCCTGATTAAGGTCCACCCACAGGTCATCTTCATGGTATTCGTGAGCAGGCAGACCGCCGATGAGGTTCAGGAAAAGACGGGAATCCCCGTCGTGGTCCTCAGTTACGGAACGCTGAAGAACTTCACAGACCCGGTCTTCTTCAAGTCGCTCCTCCTGGCCGGAAAAATCCTCGGAAAGGAGAAGAGGGCCGAGGAAGTCATAAAGTTCATCGAGGAGCAGCAGAGCTACCTTGAGAACCTCACGAAGGGCCTGAAGAGTCCGAGGGTTTACGTCGGTGGAATAGGCTTCAAGGGCGCCCACGGGATAACGAGCACCTTCACCGACTACGCGCCCTTCACTGTTCTCCATCTCGACAACGTCGCCTCGAACCTGAGGGGTAAAAACGGCTGGGTGCAGGTGGACAAGGAGTTTCTGCTGAAGGAGAACCCGGACTACATCTTCATCGACGAGGGTGGTTTGAAGATAATCCTCGAGGACTACAGGAGCAATCCCGACTTCTACAACTCGCTCAAGGCCGTGGAGGAGGGTCACGTCTACGGAGTCCTGCCCTACAACTTCTACAACACCAACATCGGAATTGCCATAGCTGACGCCTACTACATCGGAAAGGTTATCTACCCGGAGCGCTTCAAGAATATAGACCCCGTTAAGAAGGCCAACGAAATATTCACGTTCCTCGTCGGGAAGCCGGTTTACGGCGAGCTCGCGGAGGAATTCGGCGGGTTCGGAAAGATAGACCTCGCCAGCGGGAACGTCACCTACGGCCTGCCGACCAACCCGTGA
- a CDS encoding AAA family ATPase has translation MGKPLKSVEDERRKKLFQIAEELRERTKKQAPEEGFRVVITGKGGVGKTTMTALLARLLARDGYRVLAVDEDPQMNLAHALGVPKEIRDKIVPLNKNLDYIEEKTGARPGTNWGLYFSLTPDVRDVVDRFGVVGPDGVMLLVMGSVVQAAAGCLCPENALLDAVVKYINLRKGEIILMDTQAGLEHFGRALAKGFKQAVVLTEPTYNSVQVAVDAAKLARQLGIKHVHLVINKVKKESQIEKVERILDELGFNDFTTKTIIPYDELVEEYDPEIEAILGNPDSPTYRKALELKEILLRYAD, from the coding sequence ATGGGGAAACCCCTCAAATCGGTTGAAGACGAAAGACGAAAAAAGCTATTCCAGATAGCCGAAGAGTTGCGAGAACGAACCAAAAAACAGGCCCCGGAGGAGGGGTTCAGGGTCGTGATAACGGGGAAAGGTGGAGTCGGGAAGACCACCATGACCGCCCTCCTCGCAAGATTGCTCGCACGCGACGGCTACCGCGTTTTGGCTGTTGATGAGGACCCCCAGATGAACCTCGCGCATGCCCTCGGTGTCCCCAAGGAGATCAGGGACAAGATAGTCCCCCTCAACAAGAACCTCGATTACATCGAGGAGAAAACTGGAGCGAGGCCCGGGACCAACTGGGGACTGTACTTCTCGCTGACCCCCGATGTGAGGGACGTGGTTGACAGGTTCGGCGTCGTCGGACCGGATGGCGTCATGCTCCTCGTCATGGGAAGCGTTGTTCAGGCGGCCGCCGGCTGTCTCTGCCCTGAAAATGCCCTCCTCGACGCGGTCGTCAAGTACATAAACCTCAGGAAGGGCGAGATCATCCTGATGGATACACAGGCCGGACTGGAGCACTTTGGAAGGGCCCTCGCCAAGGGCTTCAAGCAGGCGGTTGTCCTCACAGAGCCGACTTACAACTCCGTCCAGGTGGCGGTTGATGCGGCTAAGCTGGCGAGGCAGCTCGGCATTAAGCACGTCCACCTCGTGATAAACAAGGTGAAGAAGGAGAGCCAGATCGAGAAGGTCGAGAGGATACTCGACGAGCTTGGATTCAACGATTTCACGACGAAAACGATAATCCCGTACGATGAGCTTGTCGAGGAATACGACCCCGAAATCGAGGCCATACTTGGAAACCCGGACTCCCCGACTTACAGAAAGGCCCTCGAGCTGAAGGAGATCCTCCTGAGGTACGCCGACTGA
- a CDS encoding 4Fe-4S dicluster domain-containing protein: MIPMPPDSKPTIFINPAKCIGCRHCEIACAVEHSQSKNLFSAIFEDPLPKPRIHILPMGAYNVPMNCRHCEKAPCMEVCPTGAIFKDEDGAVLVDVDKCIGCKMCAIVCPFGIPEFDALNGVMFKCDMCPDRRAEGRPPACVEACKTGALMFGTIDEVVSKVRKETAEKIIKLKEGEYGEEYNGWDLFRSFQAEVIRINEGESK; this comes from the coding sequence GTGATCCCTATGCCACCCGATTCAAAGCCTACTATCTTCATAAACCCAGCGAAGTGCATTGGCTGCCGGCACTGTGAAATAGCCTGTGCAGTGGAGCACTCACAGAGCAAGAACCTCTTCTCAGCGATCTTCGAGGACCCGCTGCCAAAGCCGAGAATACACATCCTCCCGATGGGGGCCTACAACGTCCCAATGAACTGCCGCCACTGCGAAAAGGCACCCTGTATGGAGGTCTGTCCCACCGGGGCGATTTTCAAGGACGAAGATGGTGCCGTTCTCGTCGATGTGGACAAGTGCATCGGTTGCAAGATGTGTGCGATAGTCTGTCCCTTCGGTATCCCGGAGTTCGACGCCCTCAACGGCGTGATGTTCAAGTGCGACATGTGCCCCGACAGAAGAGCCGAAGGAAGGCCCCCAGCCTGTGTTGAGGCCTGTAAGACCGGCGCACTTATGTTCGGAACCATAGACGAGGTGGTCTCAAAGGTCAGGAAGGAGACCGCCGAGAAGATAATCAAGCTGAAAGAGGGCGAATACGGGGAGGAATACAACGGTTGGGACCTGTTTAGGTCTTTTCAGGCCGAGGTTATTCGGATTAATGAGGGGGAGTCGAAATGA
- the cooS gene encoding anaerobic carbon-monoxide dehydrogenase catalytic subunit translates to MKKYKEVSIDPTTQKMYERAQELGIETVWERLEKQQPQCGYGLLGICCRNCLMGPCRINPFGGEPKRGVCGADADTIVARNLLRMIAAGAAAHSDHGRHVALTLLVAAEMAEKFKKEGKPVLELDNMASNTLPYQVRDPEKLKAVAKRLGIETEGKSIRELAKEVAEVALNDFGKQDEEPLAFLKAYLNPKTYEIFEKAAEKAGMPWFESGILPRSIDREIVESLHRTHIGTDHDPVSILLHGLKTALGDAWGGSLIATELQDVLFGTPKVIKAEANLGVLKEDYVNIVVHGHEPVLSEKIVEAAQDPELIELAQKLGAKGINVVGMCCTGLEVLMRHGIPIAGNFLQQEMAIVTGAVEAMVVDVQCIMPATVDVARCFHTKIIDTSPIATFPGAIHIKFDERRADEIAKEIVKTAVENFPNRSKQRVEIPKEKMSGYVGFSVEAILEHFGGSLKPIEEAIVEGKIKGVAGLVGCNNPKVKQDHNHIKIANELMKRDVLLIGTGCWATAAMKYGIFLPEYADTENVGPGLREFAKEWGIPPALNMGSCVDCTRMLVLADLIARDLNVPISALPVVGSAPEAMTEKAVSIGTYFVASGITTHLGVVPPVLGGPKVVKILTQDLYDIVGAAFIVEPDPYKAAKLMYEHIMKKRKELGI, encoded by the coding sequence ATGAAGAAGTATAAGGAAGTATCGATAGACCCCACCACCCAGAAGATGTATGAACGCGCCCAGGAGCTGGGCATCGAGACCGTCTGGGAGAGGCTCGAAAAACAGCAGCCCCAGTGCGGTTACGGCCTGCTTGGAATCTGCTGTAGGAACTGTCTAATGGGTCCGTGCAGGATCAATCCCTTCGGCGGTGAGCCCAAGAGGGGTGTCTGTGGTGCCGATGCAGACACGATCGTTGCCAGGAACCTCCTCAGGATGATTGCCGCCGGTGCGGCCGCCCACAGTGACCACGGGAGGCACGTGGCTTTAACCCTTCTCGTCGCGGCCGAGATGGCCGAGAAGTTCAAGAAGGAAGGAAAGCCCGTCCTTGAGCTCGACAACATGGCCTCGAACACCCTGCCTTATCAGGTCAGAGACCCTGAGAAGCTCAAGGCGGTTGCGAAGAGGCTCGGAATCGAGACCGAGGGCAAGAGCATAAGGGAGCTCGCCAAGGAAGTCGCGGAGGTGGCCCTCAACGACTTCGGAAAGCAGGATGAGGAGCCCTTGGCCTTCCTCAAGGCTTACCTCAACCCGAAGACCTACGAGATATTCGAGAAGGCCGCTGAAAAGGCCGGGATGCCGTGGTTTGAAAGCGGTATTCTCCCGAGGAGCATAGACAGGGAGATAGTCGAGAGCCTCCACAGGACACACATCGGAACCGACCACGACCCGGTTAGCATACTCCTCCACGGACTCAAGACGGCCCTCGGCGACGCCTGGGGTGGCTCGCTCATAGCAACTGAACTCCAGGACGTCCTCTTCGGCACACCGAAGGTTATAAAGGCCGAGGCCAACCTCGGCGTCCTGAAAGAGGACTACGTCAACATAGTCGTCCACGGCCACGAGCCGGTCCTCTCGGAGAAGATAGTCGAGGCGGCCCAGGACCCCGAGCTGATAGAGCTCGCCCAGAAGCTTGGAGCCAAGGGCATAAACGTCGTCGGAATGTGCTGTACCGGCCTTGAGGTCCTCATGAGGCACGGAATTCCGATAGCGGGCAACTTCCTCCAGCAGGAGATGGCCATCGTTACAGGTGCCGTCGAGGCCATGGTCGTTGACGTGCAGTGTATAATGCCCGCAACGGTCGACGTCGCGAGGTGCTTCCACACCAAGATAATAGACACGAGCCCGATAGCGACTTTCCCAGGGGCAATTCACATCAAGTTCGACGAGAGGAGGGCCGACGAGATAGCGAAGGAAATCGTCAAGACTGCAGTCGAGAACTTCCCGAACAGGTCGAAGCAGAGGGTCGAGATACCGAAGGAAAAGATGTCGGGCTACGTCGGCTTCAGCGTCGAGGCCATACTCGAGCACTTTGGAGGCTCCCTCAAGCCCATCGAGGAAGCCATCGTCGAGGGCAAGATAAAGGGCGTCGCCGGCCTCGTCGGCTGTAACAACCCGAAGGTGAAGCAGGACCACAACCACATAAAGATAGCCAACGAGCTCATGAAGAGGGACGTCCTCCTCATTGGAACGGGCTGCTGGGCCACCGCGGCGATGAAGTACGGCATCTTCCTGCCCGAGTACGCAGACACAGAGAACGTCGGTCCGGGCCTGAGGGAGTTCGCCAAGGAGTGGGGCATTCCACCGGCGCTCAACATGGGATCGTGCGTTGACTGTACGAGAATGCTTGTCTTGGCCGACCTCATAGCGAGGGACCTCAATGTGCCCATCTCGGCACTGCCGGTCGTTGGTTCGGCCCCCGAGGCAATGACCGAGAAGGCGGTCTCAATAGGAACCTACTTCGTCGCCAGCGGAATAACAACTCACCTTGGCGTCGTTCCGCCGGTTCTCGGCGGGCCCAAGGTCGTGAAGATTCTCACACAGGACCTCTACGACATCGTTGGAGCGGCCTTCATAGTGGAGCCAGACCCGTACAAGGCGGCAAAGCTGATGTACGAGCACATCATGAAGAAGAGGAAAGAGCTTGGAATTTGA
- a CDS encoding 4Fe-4S dicluster domain-containing protein, protein MGEEFEGVKADACIGCGLCAQVCPHNAIFVMDNDKRVVSFHPELCKECNYECNSICPTQAIKGKPMRIDLEFEYAHCQVCGKKLDYTVKTAEFLYRKLERFYEHPEIVFMCDRCKHERVKEFPSEYLKFFGGMLK, encoded by the coding sequence ATGGGGGAGGAATTCGAGGGGGTTAAAGCCGACGCCTGCATCGGCTGTGGACTCTGCGCTCAGGTGTGTCCACACAACGCGATATTCGTTATGGATAATGATAAACGGGTCGTTTCCTTCCACCCAGAACTCTGCAAAGAGTGCAACTACGAGTGCAACAGCATCTGCCCCACTCAGGCAATCAAAGGAAAGCCCATGAGAATTGACCTTGAATTTGAATACGCCCATTGTCAGGTCTGCGGTAAAAAGCTCGACTACACGGTCAAGACCGCGGAGTTCCTTTACCGCAAGCTGGAGAGGTTCTACGAGCATCCGGAGATAGTTTTCATGTGCGACAGGTGCAAGCATGAGCGCGTTAAGGAGTTCCCGAGTGAGTACCTGAAGTTCTTCGGAGGGATGCTCAAATGA